A part of Candidatus Palauibacter scopulicola genomic DNA contains:
- a CDS encoding acetyl-CoA C-acyltransferase, giving the protein MSDSDRIPVIVSATRLPTGRFMGGLSSLAAPDLGGLAISAAVDRAGVDPDEIDDVIMGNVVQAGVGQAPARQAAIRGGVPVTVPAVTVNKVCGSGLKAVMLAAQAIKAGDARVVVAGGMESMSNAPYLLRGHREGVKFGDRSLVDGLIHDGLWCAFGTCHMGGHAEYTAHKAGVSREDQDAYALGSHEKAIRAIDAGEFADEVVPVHIETRRGTVTIDADETPRRGTSLEALAKLRPAFAGDAPPEVTEPSVTAGNAPGLNDGGAATVVASEAYATAHGLPVLGRIRAYSVGATAPRDLFFAPVVAVRKLMTLDGTVVADYGLVEMNEAFAVQCLADARQLGLDLDRVNVRGGAIALGHPIGASGAKILTTLLHAMRDRDVERGMATLCLGGGNAVALSVERR; this is encoded by the coding sequence ATGAGCGATAGCGACAGAATCCCGGTCATCGTCTCCGCGACGCGGCTCCCCACGGGCCGATTCATGGGCGGACTCTCCTCTCTCGCGGCCCCGGACCTCGGCGGTCTCGCGATCTCGGCGGCGGTCGACCGGGCCGGGGTCGACCCGGACGAGATCGACGACGTGATCATGGGGAACGTCGTGCAGGCGGGGGTCGGGCAGGCGCCGGCCCGCCAGGCGGCGATCCGCGGCGGGGTGCCCGTGACGGTTCCGGCCGTGACCGTGAACAAGGTCTGCGGCTCCGGCCTGAAGGCCGTCATGCTGGCGGCGCAGGCGATAAAGGCGGGTGACGCCCGGGTCGTGGTGGCCGGCGGGATGGAGTCGATGTCGAACGCCCCCTATCTCCTCCGGGGACACCGGGAGGGCGTGAAGTTCGGGGACCGCTCGCTCGTCGATGGCCTCATACACGACGGCCTGTGGTGCGCCTTCGGCACCTGCCACATGGGCGGCCACGCCGAGTACACCGCCCACAAGGCGGGGGTGAGCCGCGAGGACCAGGACGCCTATGCGCTCGGCAGCCATGAGAAGGCGATCCGCGCGATCGATGCCGGGGAGTTCGCCGACGAAGTCGTCCCCGTCCATATCGAGACGCGCAGGGGCACCGTGACGATCGACGCGGACGAGACGCCGCGGCGCGGCACGTCGCTCGAGGCGCTCGCAAAGCTCAGACCCGCTTTCGCGGGGGACGCTCCCCCGGAGGTGACCGAACCCAGCGTCACGGCCGGCAACGCGCCCGGCCTCAACGATGGGGGCGCGGCCACGGTCGTCGCCTCCGAGGCGTACGCCACCGCGCACGGTCTTCCGGTCCTCGGCCGGATCCGGGCCTATTCCGTCGGGGCGACCGCGCCGCGCGACCTCTTTTTCGCGCCCGTCGTCGCGGTGCGAAAGCTCATGACGCTGGATGGGACGGTCGTCGCCGACTACGGGCTCGTGGAGATGAACGAAGCGTTCGCCGTCCAGTGTCTCGCGGATGCCCGCCAACTCGGACTGGACCTCGATCGCGTGAACGTCCGTGGCGGGGCGATCGCCCTCGGCCACCCGATCGGGGCTTCGGGCGCGAAGATCCTCACGACGCTCCTCCATGCCATGCGCGATCGCGACGTGGAACGGGGAATGGCCACCCTGTGTCTCGGCGGGGGCAACGCGGTCGCGCTGAGCGTGGAGCGCCGGTGA